The following DNA comes from Candidatus Dormiibacterota bacterium.
CATGGCGTCGAAGTTGTACATCTTGCCTTCTCCTCAGGGGAGCCGCCGATCGGCTTCCTCGACATCGATCTCACCGCGCGCGAGTTGCTCCAGCATCTGAAGGCGTGAATCGGGTGCCGCCTTCTCGCCCAGGCCAAGCTTGTTCAGCAACGCGTCGAAGCGGGCACGGGCCGTCGGATAGCTGACGCCGAGGTGCC
Coding sequences within:
- a CDS encoding DUF2089 domain-containing protein, with translation MCGSKLALTRLSCRSCATELSGSFETCEFCSLGRDDRDVLRVFLASRGNMKDLERHLGVSYPTARARFDALLNKLGLGEKAAPDSRLQMLEQLARGEIDVEEADRRLP